In the Gorilla gorilla gorilla isolate KB3781 chromosome 1, NHGRI_mGorGor1-v2.1_pri, whole genome shotgun sequence genome, TTGTCAAAcatcatttcagaaaaataatacgTTGACTCTGCCTGAAGAACTGTCAAAGGACAAATCTGAAAACGCCTTAAGTGGAGGCCAGTCTAGTCTATTTATACATGCTGGTGCTCCTACTGTTTCTAGTGAAAACTTTATCTTGCCTAAAGGAGCTGCTGTTAATGGACCAGTTTCACACTCCTCCTTAACTAAGACTTCCAATATGAATAAAGGCAGTGTTTCATTAACCACTGGACAGCCTGTGGATCAGCCAACAACAGAATCTTGTTCAACTTTGAAGGTAGCAGCTGATCTTCAGCTGTCTACACCACAGAAAGCAAGTCAACaccaagttttatttttgttatcagATGTAGCACATGCTAAGAATCCCACCCATTCCAATAAAAAACTACCTACCTCTGCTTCAGTTGGTTGTGACATTCAGAATTCAGTAGGGAGTAATATAAAGTCAGATGGCACTTTAATAAATCAAGTAGAGGTGGGTGAGGATGGTGAAGATTTATTGGTGAAAGATGATTGTGTCAATACAGTAACGGGAATTTCCTCAGGTACAGATGGATTTAGGTCAGAAAATGATACAAACTGGGATCCCCAAAAAGAGTTCATTCAATTTCTTATGACTAATGAGGAAACAGTAGATAAAGCTCCACCTCATTCTAAAGTaggtctcgaaaaaaaaagaaagcgaaaAATGGATGTAAGCAAGATAACTCGTTATACTGAGGATTGCTTTAGTGATTCTAATTGTGTACCCAATAAATCAAAAATGCAAGAAGTAGACTTTCTAGAACAAAATGAAGAGCTACAAGCAGTAGACTCACAGAAATATGCATTATCAAAAGTGAAGCCTGAATCAACTGATGAAGACTTAGAATCTGTGGATGCCTTCCAACATCTAATTTATAACCCAGATAAGTGTGGAGAAGAAAGTTCACCTGTTCATACTAGCACTTTTCTTTCAAAtaccttaaaaaagaaatgtgaagagaGTGATTCTGAGTCACCTGCTACTTTCAGTACCGAAGAGCCATCATTCTACCCCTGTACAAAGTGCAATGTGAATTTTAGGGAGAAGAAGCACCTCCACAGGCATATGATGTATCATTTAGATGGGAATAGTCACTTTCGCCATCTTAATGTCCCAAGGCCATATGCTTGTAGAGAATGTGGACGGACATTTCGAGATCGCAATTCACTTCTAAAACATATGATTATTCACCAGGAGAGAAGACAGAAGTTGATGGAGGAAATTCGTGAATTGAAAGAACTCCAGGATGAAGGAAGAAGTGCACGATTACAGTGTCCTCAGTGTGTGTTTGGTACCAATTGCCCTAAAACATTTGTGCAACATGCTAAAACCCATGAAAAAGATAAAAGGTACTACTGCTGTGAAGAGTGTAACTTCATGGCAGTGACAGAAAATGAATTAGAATGCCATCGAGGCATTGCACATGGGGCAGTGGTAAAATGCCCTATGGTCACTTCTGATATTGCccagagaaaaacacaaaaaaagacttTCATGAAAGACTCTGTAGTAGGATCATCCAAAAAATCAGCTACCTACATATGTAAGATGTGTCCTTTTACTACTTCAGccaaaagtgttttaaaaaagcaCACGGAGTACTTGCATTCATCATCATGTGTTGATTCATTTGGTAGTCCTCTTGgacttgataaaagaaaaaatgacatcCTTGAAGAACCTGTAGATAGTGATAGCACTAAACCATTAACTAAACAACAGTCAACCACGTTTCCAAAGAACTCTGCTTTAAAACAAGATGTGAAGCGAACATTTGGATCAACCTCACAATCAAGTAGTTTTTCAAAAATTCATAAGCGGCCACACAGAATACAGAAAGCTCGGAAAAGCATTGCCCAATCAGGTGTAAACATGTGCAATCAAAACAGCTCTCCTCATAAGAATGTTACAATTAAAAGCAGCGTTGACCAAAAACCTAAGTATTTCCAtcaagcagcaaaagaaaagtcTAATGCCAAGGCAAATAGCCACTATTTGTATAGGCACAAATATGAAAACTATAGGATGATCAAAAAATCAGGGGAATCATATCCTGTgcatttcaaaaaagaagaagctAGTTCATTAAATTCTTTACACCTGTTTTCATCATCAagtaattctcacaacaatttTATTTCAGACCCTCATAAGCCTGACACCAAAAGGCCTGAAAGCTTCAAAGATCACAGACGTGTAGCTGTAAAGAGAGTAGTTAAGGAATCTAAGAAGGAAAGTTCTGTTGGAGGGGAAGACTTGGATAGCTATCCAGATTTTTTGCATAAAATGACTGTTGTCGTTTTGCAAAAACTTAATTCTGCTGAAAAGAAAGATAGTTACGAAACAGAAGATGAAAGTTCCTGGGATAATGTTGAGTTAGGAGACTACACTACACAGGCCATAGAAGATGAAACCTATAGTGATATTAATCAAGAGCATGTAAATTTATTCCCTTTATTTAAGAGCAAAGTGGAAGGTCAGGAGCCTGGAGAAAATGCTACTCTTAGTTATGACCAAAACGATGGCTTTTATTTTGAATACTATGAAGATGCTGGAAGTAACAACTTTTTGCATGAGATACATGATCCTCAGCATTTAGAAACTGCAGACGCTTCATTGTCAAAGCATAGTTCTGTTTTTCATTGGACTGATTTGTCTCTTGAGAAGAAATCGTGTCCTTACTGCCCAGCAACATTTGAAACAGGTGTTGGGTTATCAAATCATGTCCGGGGGCATCTTCACAGAGCAGGATTAAGCTATGAAGCCCGTCATGTTGTATCACCAGAACAAATAGCCACAAGTGACAAAATGCAGCATTTCAAAAGAACTGGCACAGGAACACCTGTTAAACGAGTTAGAAAAGGTAAGTTCTCCATGGGGATGATTTGGGCTGATAGGTCTGTGTTCTAATTCTGAAGATTTAAAAGTTTTGTTTGAATTTAGTCTTTATTAGAATCATAATTTTATGTTTCAGAATTAACTCATTTTAGGGTGGtcagtttatataagaaagtcTGATAttactcttaaaaatttttttctagctaTAGAGAAGTCTGAAACCACTTCTGAACACACTTGTCAGCTCTGTGGTGGTTGGTTTGATACTAAAATTGGATTATCAAATCATGTTAGAGGCCACTTGAAAAGACTTGGAAAGACGAAATGGGATGCTCACAAATCTCCAATCTGTGTTCTGAATGAGATGatgcaaaatgaagaaaaatacgaaaaaatcttaaaggcattgAACAGTCGTCGTATTATTCCCAGACCATTTGTAGCTCAAAAACTTGCATCAAGTGATGACTTTATATCTCAAAATGTTATACCTCTTGAAGCATACCGTAATGGCCTAAAGACTGAAGCTCTGTCAGTGTCTGCATCAGAAGAAGAAGGGCTGAATTTCTTAAATGAATATGATGAAACAAAACCAGAACTGCCCAGTGGGAAAAAGAATCAGTCTCTTACACTCATagaacttcttaaaaataaaaggatgggagAAGAAAGGAATTCTGCTATTTCTCCTCAAAAGATCCATAATCAGACAGCAAGAAAGAGATTCGTTCAGAAATGCGTTCTTCCGTTAAATGAGGATAGTCCGTTGATGTAtcagccacaaaaaatggacTTGACTATGCATTCAGGTAAGAGGACGTTTATGACTATGCTCTACACAGTTTAAATGCAGTTCAATTATGCCTTCTTTAATGGAATCTATGTGGAAAATACTTTCTCACAATCTTCTTGTttaagctgctttttttttttacagagcaCAGATTGGTTATTCTACTGTCATTTCTGTATAACTCATCAATTGATGCTCATTAGCACTGAGTTCTCTGTGCCTCTTTTCTTGGTCTGAATGTAAGGTGAGaacaaaagcagaagaaaaccacacacacacacaataaaaacaacaaacaaaaagctgatctgtaaaaataaaacttgctCTGGCTGGAGGATGGTTGTGGATGGGAGGTTGATGTTCAAAAGCATAGCATTATTGAAAAGGCATACCTCTGTCATATTTTTGCCAGTTCTCCAAGGTGATCATGTTTTCAAGATTTAGCTGTTGGTTTTTCCACTGCTTAGGtaaaacaaaacagactcttAAAGCTGAATGGATTGGTGTCTGTTGTGATTAACCCAAAGAAACATCTCCCTCTCCAATTCCTCATTGTATTGCGGAATAGTTTGGTTTTGGAGAACAGTTGTGAACATAAAACATATTTGTTTGGGGTTTTAGGTTTTAAGATAGTGCtctaatggaacagaacggatGATTTAGCTTAGTGCTTGTGCACCAatagtttttccttttgaaaGGAATATTTTGTATGTATTGGCAAATAATGTGGCAGATAAAGTAGCCAAACTTTATTCAGTATTGCCAAGTGTGGTTTATACTTTTAGActagaaaaattttaagtgttttttctagatttctttttGAAGGTTGATAATGTTGAAGGTTTATGTAAATGGTCTCATGATTAGAGCTCTAAGTTGAATGTGTCGGAGGTAATAGTTAATGGATTAATAATGACTAACATTACTGTAAAGTAATGTTGTTTATTTGCTTTGGGGCAGACATTGTGATATCCCAAATAGTTGTAATGCAATTTTGATTTAAGGAAAGATAACTTTGTATTGTAAGTGGTCTGCAAAGCAGTTTATCTTGTATGAGCTTCTGTTTAATCCGGCTTTTTCTTTCGAATAAAGAGTCTCTGAAAGTCAAtagctttcaatattttttcagaaGGATAAAACGCAGGGAAGATGTGTTAGCTGTGTTGACCAAGGGGTAGTATACTTCAGAGATGGAAAGCATATTTGTGGCTATCACAGTAATGCTGAAGAAACCAATTGAAATGTGTTGGGGGAGTGAGGATTGTCTGAGAAGTTAGGAGTTTCTTATTGTTTGAACATGTTTTTCCTGTGATGACTAAGATGTTAGCTTGTTAATCTTTTATTTAGCACAAAGATTTTAGCAAAAAACTTTAAATCATTAACTTTCATTATTGATTGCGCATTCAGAgtaatgaacataaaatacccTAAATAAAATGTTGTGTCTAACAGCTGTTCAGTGGTGTGTTTTACCACCTTTTCTCCCAGCCTTCATCAGAAAGCCTAATTTAGTATTGAGACTTTTACGGTTTTGTGGGTAAAACACTTTAATTACCACTTTGTCAACTagactttttaattctttttattggtAATGTTGTAAGCTTTGAAACTTCTCAACAGAACCGTGGTGTTCAAATCACAGGATTGTATTGTAGTAGGTTTAAGAAATAATCTGCGTAACACAGAAATCTGCAAGAAAGTAATAATAGGTGTATATCCAGAGGAGCTCAAAGGTTCAAGTCACTCCTCTTCTACCTTTCCAAAGAGCATGAGTTGACTCTAAATACTAACTACAAACTAATAACAGTTAACTTAATTTCCCCTCCTTATTTTAAGTTAACCTATTTCATTGAACGTTTTGAAAACCATCTTTATTGTGGTGCTTTTCTACACTCTTTAAGCTAAGAAAATTTCACTTTTTGAAGTGAGAACTGgattatagttttcttttgaatGATAGGTATGCCTGTGAAGCTTAGAACATGTGTGCATTGCAATACGACGTTTACAAGTGCTGTTAGCCTGTCCAACCACTTACGCGCTTATGCACGAAAGAAGAGTGCTGGACTTTTGACTGGTACAGGTATGTTTGAACAGATATCACAGCAAGTCTGTTTGAtacaatacactttttttttttcccaccagaCTGGTGTTAATTCAGATCATATTTATAGCTTTCTTTGGTAAGCTGCAGTTGAGTCTGAATACACATTGAATTTCAGCAACTTGTAAACTGTTAGATGTAATTCTAAGCaagttaatctttttcttttggctCTTATTGActtaatttgggg is a window encoding:
- the ZNF644 gene encoding zinc finger protein 644 isoform X3; amino-acid sequence: MRSFLQQDVNKTKSRLNVLNGLANNMDDLKINTDITGAKEELLDDNNFISDKESGVHKPKDCQTSFQKNNTLTLPEELSKDKSENALSGGQSSLFIHAGAPTVSSENFILPKGAAVNGPVSHSSLTKTSNMNKGSVSLTTGQPVDQPTTESCSTLKVAADLQLSTPQKASQHQVLFLLSDVAHAKNPTHSNKKLPTSASVGCDIQNSVGSNIKSDGTLINQVEVGEDGEDLLVKDDCVNTVTGISSGTDGFRSENDTNWDPQKEFIQFLMTNEETVDKAPPHSKVGLEKKRKRKMDVSKITRYTEDCFSDSNCVPNKSKMQEVDFLEQNEELQAVDSQKYALSKVKPESTDEDLESVDAFQHLIYNPDKCGEESSPVHTSTFLSNTLKKKCEESDSESPATFSTEEPSFYPCTKCNVNFREKKHLHRHMMYHLDGNSHFRHLNVPRPYACRECGRTFRDRNSLLKHMIIHQERRQKLMEEIRELKELQDEGRSARLQCPQCVFGTNCPKTFVQHAKTHEKDKRYYCCEECNFMAVTENELECHRGIAHGAVVKCPMVTSDIAQRKTQKKTFMKDSVVGSSKKSATYICKMCPFTTSAKSVLKKHTEYLHSSSCVDSFGSPLGLDKRKNDILEEPVDSDSTKPLTKQQSTTFPKNSALKQDVKRTFGSTSQSSSFSKIHKRPHRIQKARKSIAQSGVNMCNQNSSPHKNVTIKSSVDQKPKYFHQAAKEKSNAKANSHYLYRHKYENYRMIKKSGESYPVHFKKEEASSLNSLHLFSSSSNSHNNFISDPHKPDTKRPESFKDHRRVAVKRVVKESKKESSVGGEDLDSYPDFLHKMTVVVLQKLNSAEKKDSYETEDESSWDNVELGDYTTQAIEDETYSDINQEHVNLFPLFKSKVEGQEPGENATLSYDQNDGFYFEYYEDAGSNNFLHEIHDPQHLETADASLSKHSSVFHWTDLSLEKKSCPYCPATFETGVGLSNHVRGHLHRAGLSYEARHVVSPEQIATSDKMQHFKRTGTGTPVKRVRKAIEKSETTSEHTCQLCGGWFDTKIGLSNHVRGHLKRLGKTKWDAHKSPICVLNEMMQNEEKYEKILKALNSRRIIPRPFVAQKLASSDDFISQNVIPLEAYRNGLKTEALSVSASEEEGLNFLNEYDETKPELPSGKKNQSLTLIELLKNKRMGEERNSAISPQKIHNQTARKRFVQKCVLPLNEDSPLMYQPQKMDLTMHSALDCKQKKSRSRSGSKKKMLTLPHGADEVYILRCRFCGLVFRGPLSVQEDWIKHLQRHIVNANLPRTGAGMVEVTSLLKKPASITETSFSLLMAEAAS
- the ZNF644 gene encoding zinc finger protein 644 isoform X1, whose translation is MRSFLQQDVNKTKSRLNVLNGLANNMDDLKINTDITGAKEELLDDNNFISDKESGVHKPKDCQTSFQKNNTLTLPEELSKDKSENALSGGQSSLFIHAGAPTVSSENFILPKGAAVNGPVSHSSLTKTSNMNKGSVSLTTGQPVDQPTTESCSTLKVAADLQLSTPQKASQHQVLFLLSDVAHAKNPTHSNKKLPTSASVGCDIQNSVGSNIKSDGTLINQVEVGEDGEDLLVKDDCVNTVTGISSGTDGFRSENDTNWDPQKEFIQFLMTNEETVDKAPPHSKVGLEKKRKRKMDVSKITRYTEDCFSDSNCVPNKSKMQEVDFLEQNEELQAVDSQKYALSKVKPESTDEDLESVDAFQHLIYNPDKCGEESSPVHTSTFLSNTLKKKCEESDSESPATFSTEEPSFYPCTKCNVNFREKKHLHRHMMYHLDGNSHFRHLNVPRPYACRECGRTFRDRNSLLKHMIIHQERRQKLMEEIRELKELQDEGRSARLQCPQCVFGTNCPKTFVQHAKTHEKDKRYYCCEECNFMAVTENELECHRGIAHGAVVKCPMVTSDIAQRKTQKKTFMKDSVVGSSKKSATYICKMCPFTTSAKSVLKKHTEYLHSSSCVDSFGSPLGLDKRKNDILEEPVDSDSTKPLTKQQSTTFPKNSALKQDVKRTFGSTSQSSSFSKIHKRPHRIQKARKSIAQSGVNMCNQNSSPHKNVTIKSSVDQKPKYFHQAAKEKSNAKANSHYLYRHKYENYRMIKKSGESYPVHFKKEEASSLNSLHLFSSSSNSHNNFISDPHKPDTKRPESFKDHRRVAVKRVVKESKKESSVGGEDLDSYPDFLHKMTVVVLQKLNSAEKKDSYETEDESSWDNVELGDYTTQAIEDETYSDINQEHVNLFPLFKSKVEGQEPGENATLSYDQNDGFYFEYYEDAGSNNFLHEIHDPQHLETADASLSKHSSVFHWTDLSLEKKSCPYCPATFETGVGLSNHVRGHLHRAGLSYEARHVVSPEQIATSDKMQHFKRTGTGTPVKRVRKAIEKSETTSEHTCQLCGGWFDTKIGLSNHVRGHLKRLGKTKWDAHKSPICVLNEMMQNEEKYEKILKALNSRRIIPRPFVAQKLASSDDFISQNVIPLEAYRNGLKTEALSVSASEEEGLNFLNEYDETKPELPSGKKNQSLTLIELLKNKRMGEERNSAISPQKIHNQTARKRFVQKCVLPLNEDSPLMYQPQKMDLTMHSGMPVKLRTCVHCNTTFTSAVSLSNHLRAYARKKSAGLLTGTALDCKQKKSRSRSGSKKKMLTLPHGADEVYILRCRFCGLVFRGPLSVQEDWIKHLQRHIVNANLPRTGAGMVEVTSLLKKPASITETSFSLLMAEAAS
- the ZNF644 gene encoding zinc finger protein 644 isoform X2 yields the protein MDDLKINTDITGAKEELLDDNNFISDKESGVHKPKDCQTSFQKNNTLTLPEELSKDKSENALSGGQSSLFIHAGAPTVSSENFILPKGAAVNGPVSHSSLTKTSNMNKGSVSLTTGQPVDQPTTESCSTLKVAADLQLSTPQKASQHQVLFLLSDVAHAKNPTHSNKKLPTSASVGCDIQNSVGSNIKSDGTLINQVEVGEDGEDLLVKDDCVNTVTGISSGTDGFRSENDTNWDPQKEFIQFLMTNEETVDKAPPHSKVGLEKKRKRKMDVSKITRYTEDCFSDSNCVPNKSKMQEVDFLEQNEELQAVDSQKYALSKVKPESTDEDLESVDAFQHLIYNPDKCGEESSPVHTSTFLSNTLKKKCEESDSESPATFSTEEPSFYPCTKCNVNFREKKHLHRHMMYHLDGNSHFRHLNVPRPYACRECGRTFRDRNSLLKHMIIHQERRQKLMEEIRELKELQDEGRSARLQCPQCVFGTNCPKTFVQHAKTHEKDKRYYCCEECNFMAVTENELECHRGIAHGAVVKCPMVTSDIAQRKTQKKTFMKDSVVGSSKKSATYICKMCPFTTSAKSVLKKHTEYLHSSSCVDSFGSPLGLDKRKNDILEEPVDSDSTKPLTKQQSTTFPKNSALKQDVKRTFGSTSQSSSFSKIHKRPHRIQKARKSIAQSGVNMCNQNSSPHKNVTIKSSVDQKPKYFHQAAKEKSNAKANSHYLYRHKYENYRMIKKSGESYPVHFKKEEASSLNSLHLFSSSSNSHNNFISDPHKPDTKRPESFKDHRRVAVKRVVKESKKESSVGGEDLDSYPDFLHKMTVVVLQKLNSAEKKDSYETEDESSWDNVELGDYTTQAIEDETYSDINQEHVNLFPLFKSKVEGQEPGENATLSYDQNDGFYFEYYEDAGSNNFLHEIHDPQHLETADASLSKHSSVFHWTDLSLEKKSCPYCPATFETGVGLSNHVRGHLHRAGLSYEARHVVSPEQIATSDKMQHFKRTGTGTPVKRVRKAIEKSETTSEHTCQLCGGWFDTKIGLSNHVRGHLKRLGKTKWDAHKSPICVLNEMMQNEEKYEKILKALNSRRIIPRPFVAQKLASSDDFISQNVIPLEAYRNGLKTEALSVSASEEEGLNFLNEYDETKPELPSGKKNQSLTLIELLKNKRMGEERNSAISPQKIHNQTARKRFVQKCVLPLNEDSPLMYQPQKMDLTMHSGMPVKLRTCVHCNTTFTSAVSLSNHLRAYARKKSAGLLTGTALDCKQKKSRSRSGSKKKMLTLPHGADEVYILRCRFCGLVFRGPLSVQEDWIKHLQRHIVNANLPRTGAGMVEVTSLLKKPASITETSFSLLMAEAAS